One genomic region from uncultured Cohaesibacter sp. encodes:
- a CDS encoding class I SAM-dependent methyltransferase has protein sequence MYDLLCTMAERPAPFCQYTAPDLWTRPHIAASMLAFHIDGSNDLASRKQESIVSIVDWIAERFAVDGKRVCDLGCGPGLYANRLAQKGAQVTGVDISTSSLAYAHSHAPSAAPTGAPSYRLANYLEDPLPQEQDLVLLIYADYCALSPSQRRTLLARMRAQLNPGGAIVFDVFSDHMFQKLEESTVLESDLMGGFWAPSPYVGLKKSWLWPETTTGLDHYLIACPDETFEIYNWMQYFSPHSLKDELQQCGFDAPTMIDFQTGSALGADYGDAFGAIVTI, from the coding sequence ATGTATGACCTTCTTTGCACTATGGCCGAACGTCCGGCCCCCTTTTGCCAATATACCGCTCCAGACCTCTGGACCCGCCCCCATATCGCGGCCAGCATGCTCGCCTTTCACATTGATGGCAGCAATGATCTGGCCTCCCGCAAGCAAGAGAGCATCGTCTCGATTGTCGACTGGATTGCCGAACGCTTTGCCGTTGATGGCAAAAGGGTCTGCGACCTTGGCTGCGGTCCGGGGCTTTATGCCAATCGGCTGGCCCAAAAGGGGGCGCAGGTCACCGGCGTGGATATTTCAACATCGTCGCTTGCCTATGCACACAGCCATGCCCCGTCAGCCGCGCCAACTGGTGCACCAAGCTACCGTCTGGCCAATTATCTGGAAGATCCCCTGCCGCAAGAGCAGGATCTGGTCCTGTTGATCTATGCTGACTATTGTGCTCTCTCCCCCAGTCAACGCCGCACACTGCTGGCCCGGATGCGGGCACAGCTTAATCCCGGCGGGGCCATCGTCTTTGATGTCTTCTCCGACCACATGTTCCAGAAGCTTGAAGAGAGCACCGTTTTGGAATCAGACCTCATGGGTGGCTTCTGGGCGCCCTCTCCCTATGTTGGCCTCAAGAAAAGCTGGCTCTGGCCTGAGACAACGACCGGGCTTGATCATTATCTGATCGCATGCCCTGACGAGACATTCGAGATCTATAACTGGATGCAATATTTCTCGCCCCATAGCCTCAAAGACGAGCTGCAACAGTGCGGTTTTGATGCTCCGACCATGATCGATTTTCAGACGGGGTCAGCTCTGGGGGCAGACTATGGCGATGCCTTTGGAGCGATTGTTACAATCTAG
- a CDS encoding glutathione S-transferase, whose amino-acid sequence MTDQISADHLKLTLYIANKNYSSWSLRPWIAMKTKNIVFTEHLLQFDEATGHAHFIEYSPTKKVPALKIEEEGKEPVIICESLAILEVIADLFPEAGLWPVDVMERAKARAFAAEMHGGFFGLRGSCPMNIRREIKRLDLDPYSAAAVVKNVERIEQIWRECLDASGGPFLFGSFGVVDAMFAPVINRFEKYELTDSEVFHAYRFAIKTLPAWKEWEEEALKEPWVVEEDEA is encoded by the coding sequence ATGACCGACCAAATTTCCGCTGATCATCTCAAATTGACGCTGTATATCGCCAACAAGAATTACTCATCCTGGTCTTTGCGTCCCTGGATTGCCATGAAGACCAAAAATATCGTCTTCACCGAGCATCTGCTGCAATTTGATGAGGCCACCGGCCACGCCCATTTCATCGAATATTCACCGACCAAGAAAGTGCCAGCTCTGAAAATCGAAGAAGAGGGCAAGGAGCCTGTGATCATTTGCGAAAGCCTGGCTATTCTCGAGGTGATTGCAGATCTATTCCCCGAAGCAGGGCTCTGGCCCGTCGATGTCATGGAGCGCGCCAAGGCACGAGCCTTTGCCGCCGAAATGCATGGCGGCTTTTTCGGGCTGAGAGGCTCATGCCCGATGAATATCCGGCGAGAGATTAAACGGCTCGATCTGGATCCTTACAGCGCGGCCGCCGTGGTCAAGAATGTAGAACGGATCGAACAGATCTGGCGTGAGTGCCTTGATGCCTCTGGCGGCCCTTTCCTGTTCGGCTCCTTTGGCGTGGTGGATGCCATGTTTGCCCCGGTGATCAATCGTTTTGAAAAATATGAACTCACCGACAGCGAGGTGTTCCATGCCTATCGCTTCGCCATCAAAACCCTGCCCGCCTGGAAGGAATGGGAAGAAGAGGCCCTGAAGGAGCCTTGGGTCGTCGAAGAAGACGAAGCCTGA
- a CDS encoding SOS response-associated peptidase, whose product MTGRLHLVAEEIELIKFFGSSELLPGLHKMPPRHNVAPSSPVLTITHEYGKRTARLMKWTFVPDWVKDPRDFTQISTARMETVEKKPSFKNAIRYRRCLVPVTGFYEWQRQKESGEGIPYFFRRRNEGLLALAGIWETWMGPNGEEFDGLALLTVPSKQPFRTISERLPLIIPEDDHDTWLNTRSGRFNEARPLLRSAPPDDLIAYPVSNRVNNPSIDDASLTDPIKTPQGGTAQLITGDVGNETKGKASKAKKEKDARGKPEDDTQLDLF is encoded by the coding sequence ATGACCGGTAGACTGCACCTTGTGGCGGAAGAGATTGAATTAATTAAATTTTTCGGCAGTTCGGAGTTGTTGCCCGGATTGCACAAAATGCCGCCTAGACATAACGTCGCACCGAGCAGTCCGGTTCTGACAATTACTCATGAATATGGTAAGCGCACCGCTCGGTTGATGAAATGGACTTTTGTGCCTGATTGGGTAAAAGATCCGCGTGACTTTACGCAAATCAGCACTGCCCGCATGGAAACCGTCGAGAAGAAACCATCCTTCAAAAATGCAATTCGGTACCGAAGATGTCTTGTGCCTGTGACCGGCTTTTATGAGTGGCAACGGCAAAAGGAGAGCGGCGAGGGTATCCCGTATTTCTTCAGGCGCCGCAATGAGGGCCTGCTTGCGCTCGCTGGTATTTGGGAAACATGGATGGGGCCAAATGGTGAGGAGTTTGATGGGCTCGCGTTGTTGACCGTTCCGTCAAAGCAGCCTTTCCGCACGATTTCCGAGAGGCTGCCTCTCATCATCCCTGAAGATGACCATGATACATGGCTGAACACCCGTTCCGGCCGTTTTAATGAAGCGCGTCCGTTGCTTAGGAGTGCTCCACCAGACGATCTGATAGCTTACCCTGTTTCCAATCGCGTCAATAACCCAAGCATTGATGATGCATCCTTGACGGACCCGATAAAAACCCCTCAGGGCGGAACAGCGCAGCTGATCACAGGAGACGTTGGCAATGAGACCAAGGGAAAGGCCTCTAAGGCGAAGAAGGAGAAAGACGCGAGGGGAAAGCCTGAGGACGATACTCAGTTGGACCTCTTTTGA
- a CDS encoding porin, translating to MNIKSLILGSAAALVAGGAAQAADLPVAEPVDYVKVCDAYGAGYFFIPGTDTCLKISGKVEFGVQSGGFLADGANPTAAGFYTRDDDLVSYYVETTVTFDAKEETEFGTLAAHIEYDDNTSGGATTGAGVAFDKAYLQLGGLYAGLTDSIVDFNAGLYYDDFGIGHGDLQSIGYVASFGNGVSATVALEEYTGNVVDSALGYSAGTSMPAIAARLAVKQGWGSANVAGSVYQARYANVGLSTDMGYIIGAEASFNLMEGLTFGIAGGYEEGYTNDSAFLGAAAVGDLYSKWAVSAGLEYAFADNLVFGVDAGIVDYDEEQYRTWGTSAQITYTPVANLEVGARVGYEKVDNDTVTGIADWDDVAGKLYLKRSF from the coding sequence ATGAACATCAAGAGCCTCATCCTTGGCTCCGCAGCTGCTTTGGTAGCTGGCGGTGCAGCACAGGCAGCAGACCTGCCAGTAGCAGAACCAGTAGACTACGTTAAAGTATGTGATGCATACGGCGCTGGTTACTTCTTCATCCCAGGTACCGATACCTGCCTGAAAATCTCCGGTAAAGTCGAATTCGGCGTACAGTCCGGCGGTTTCCTTGCTGACGGTGCAAACCCAACCGCAGCTGGCTTCTACACCCGTGATGACGACCTGGTTTCTTACTATGTTGAAACCACCGTTACTTTCGATGCAAAAGAAGAAACCGAATTCGGTACTCTTGCTGCACACATCGAATATGATGACAACACCTCCGGTGGTGCTACCACAGGCGCTGGCGTAGCTTTCGATAAAGCTTACCTGCAGCTCGGTGGCCTTTATGCTGGTCTGACCGACTCCATCGTCGACTTCAACGCTGGCCTGTACTATGATGACTTCGGCATCGGCCACGGTGACCTGCAGTCCATCGGTTATGTTGCTTCCTTCGGCAACGGCGTTTCCGCTACCGTAGCTCTGGAAGAATACACCGGCAACGTTGTAGATTCCGCTCTTGGCTACTCCGCTGGTACCTCTATGCCTGCAATCGCAGCTCGCTTGGCTGTGAAACAGGGCTGGGGTTCTGCTAACGTAGCTGGTTCCGTATACCAGGCTCGTTATGCTAACGTTGGTCTCTCCACCGACATGGGTTACATCATCGGTGCTGAAGCTTCCTTCAACCTGATGGAAGGCCTGACCTTCGGTATCGCTGGTGGCTATGAAGAAGGCTACACCAACGATAGCGCATTCCTTGGCGCAGCTGCCGTTGGCGACCTGTACAGCAAATGGGCTGTGTCTGCTGGTCTTGAATATGCCTTCGCTGACAACCTGGTATTCGGTGTTGACGCTGGTATCGTTGACTATGACGAAGAACAGTACAGAACTTGGGGCACGTCCGCTCAGATCACCTACACCCCAGTTGCTAACCTTGAAGTTGGCGCTCGTGTAGGTTACGAAAAAGTTGACAACGACACCGTAACCGGTATCGCTGACTGGGACGACGTAGCTGGTAAACTGTACCTGAAACGTTCTTTCTAA
- the lspA gene encoding signal peptidase II, with the protein MSARSLGYLVALIGFVVDQAFKLWMLFGFQIDAVMRFEGPVRITPFFDLVLVWNRGISYGLFQQDDDLGRYMLIGLAGIAAIALGIWIWKSHDKLTTLALGLIMGGALGNGLDRILHGAVVDLFHFHVGSFSWYIFNLADVWIVVGAALLVLESLFGGRKAGKLKKAPDSSRKDAANE; encoded by the coding sequence TTGTCTGCACGGTCTTTGGGATATCTCGTTGCCTTGATTGGCTTTGTCGTTGATCAGGCGTTCAAGCTCTGGATGCTTTTCGGCTTCCAGATCGATGCGGTCATGCGTTTCGAAGGACCAGTCAGAATCACGCCATTTTTTGATTTGGTGCTTGTCTGGAACCGAGGCATCTCCTATGGCCTGTTTCAGCAGGATGATGATCTGGGCCGCTATATGCTTATTGGTCTTGCGGGCATCGCTGCCATTGCGCTGGGCATCTGGATCTGGAAAAGTCATGACAAGCTGACGACCCTTGCCCTCGGCCTGATTATGGGCGGCGCTCTTGGCAATGGCCTTGACCGCATTCTTCATGGCGCCGTGGTAGACCTGTTTCATTTTCACGTAGGGAGCTTCAGCTGGTATATTTTCAATCTGGCTGACGTCTGGATCGTTGTCGGGGCGGCTCTTCTGGTTCTGGAAAGTCTGTTTGGCGGGCGGAAAGCAGGAAAGCTGAAAAAAGCGCCTGATTCCAGCCGCAAAGATGCCGCAAATGAATGA